In one Variovorax sp. V213 genomic region, the following are encoded:
- a CDS encoding SDR family oxidoreductase: MELNGKIALVTGASSGIGAATALKLAAAGAKVGLAARRVDRLGKLVDQIKKCGGEAIAIEMDVVDRAAVEAGVAKLVQAYGGLDIVFNNAGLMPISDVEALKVDEWHRMVDVNVKGLMNSTAATLPHLIERGSGHIVNTSSIAGRKVFAGLAVYCATKHAVSAFTEGLRLEVGKKHNIRVTSIQPGAVDTELFNHISDEGYRGQMEGLRDQMSFLSGDNIADTVMFALQAPAHVDVAELFVLPTNQPW, translated from the coding sequence ATGGAACTCAATGGAAAAATCGCTTTGGTCACCGGTGCTTCGAGTGGCATTGGCGCCGCTACCGCGCTCAAGCTGGCGGCAGCGGGTGCAAAGGTCGGGCTCGCCGCCCGCCGGGTCGATCGTCTCGGCAAGCTTGTAGACCAGATCAAAAAATGTGGAGGCGAGGCCATCGCCATCGAGATGGACGTTGTCGATCGCGCAGCGGTGGAAGCGGGCGTGGCAAAGCTGGTGCAAGCCTACGGCGGGCTGGACATCGTGTTCAACAACGCTGGCCTCATGCCGATCTCGGATGTCGAAGCCTTGAAGGTCGACGAATGGCACCGCATGGTGGACGTCAACGTCAAGGGCCTGATGAACAGCACGGCGGCAACGCTGCCTCATCTGATCGAGCGGGGCTCCGGCCACATCGTCAATACGTCGTCGATTGCCGGCCGCAAGGTATTTGCCGGCCTGGCCGTCTATTGCGCGACGAAGCACGCCGTCTCGGCGTTCACCGAAGGCCTCCGCCTGGAAGTCGGCAAGAAGCACAACATCCGCGTGACCAGCATTCAGCCGGGCGCGGTCGATACGGAGCTGTTCAATCACATCTCCGACGAGGGCTATCGTGGCCAGATGGAGGGGCTGCGCGACCAGATGTCGTTCCTGAGCGGCGACAACATCGCCGACACGGTGATGTTCGCGTTGCAGGCGCCTGCCCACGTCGATGTGGCCGAGCTGTTCGTGTTGCCGACCAACCAGCCCTGGTGA